From one Ananas comosus cultivar F153 unplaced genomic scaffold, ASM154086v1, whole genome shotgun sequence genomic stretch:
- the LOC109704060 gene encoding uncharacterized protein LOC109704060, with amino-acid sequence MVVSSSPKTAYDAWRIIEAYFLDKTASTAFSLKSELRSIKKGSMSMSDYMQKINTIGNALQAIGEIESDHNLVMTVLLGLPEEYRGFVSALNTHRNKPTFEQLRPLLMQEETEVQRRTSVTTSSAIPTIDSEALYANCGRRNRGGRGGRNRRGRGQRSRHYSGRGSPEIYPQSQPNYPQQSYTPNQQPYIPKSGIQCQICGKFNHSALQCRQRFNHSFAAEEVPQTFAAMNLHEPGEEVWYPDTGTSNHITANSGQGNREGASSMS; translated from the exons atggttgtttctagctcacctaaaactgcatatgatgcttggagaattattgaggcatattttcttgataagactgcttccacggctttttctctaaaatctgaattgcGGAGCATCAAGAAAGGCTCAATGAGCATGAGTGATTATATGCAAAAGATCAACACGATTGGTAATGCTCTTCAGGCGATTGGTGAAATCGAGTCAGACCATAATTTGGTCATGACTGTTCTTCTAGGGCTACCTGAGGAATATCGAGGTTTTGTTAGTGCTCTAAACACACACAGAAATAAGCCAacttttgaacaacttcgtCCACTCTTGATGCAAGAAGAAACAGAAGTTCAGCGTCGCACTAGTGTGACTACGTCCTCTGCTATTCCCACTATTGACAgtgaagctctttatgccaaTTGTGGACGTCGTAATCGTGGAGGCCGTGGAGGTAGAAATCGTAGAGGCCGAGGACAACGTAGTAGACACTATTCTGGTCGTGGATCTCCTGAAATCTACCCACAGTCTCAACCCAATTATCCTCAACAATCTTACACTCCAAATCAACAACCATATATTCCGAAGTCCGGCATACAATGTCAGATATGTGGAAAGTTCAATCATTCTGCTCTTCAGTGCAGACAACGCTTCAATCATTCTTTCGCTGCTGAGGAAGTTCCTCAGACTTTTGCTGCTATGAACCTTCACGAACCCGGTGAGGAAGTCTGGTATCCGGATACCGGAACATCAAATCATATAACCGCAAACTCTG GACAAGGAAACAGGGAAGGAGCTTCTTCGATGTCCTAG